One stretch of Chryseobacterium fluminis DNA includes these proteins:
- a CDS encoding DUF4394 domain-containing protein — MRKLLHLCLALFMMNALSSCDDSEEMMMIENMIQGPDLKVFGITSANELVSFNANNPQLFTSKTAITGITSGEKLLSIDFRPATGELYGLSNSSKLYIINTSTASARAVGSAAFSPAIAGSIASIDFNPTVDRIRMVSNTGQNLRLHPETGAVAATDSNINGTGSPSVTGIAYTNSKAGVSSTVLYDIDPVSGKLFKQDPPNNGTLVEVGNLGVTFTGQAAFDIKHDNSVALLALNNNLHLVDLNNGKAVTIGTLQQSIIDLAIPTEAVAYAIDNSNNLQIFNPNSPMPVSKAVTGLQSGENILGIDFRPLNGQLYALGSSSRIYTLNLGTGAATAVGSSPFPTLLSGTDFGFDFNPAVDKIRVVSNTGQNLRLDPVTGGITAVDAVINPAGAMISAAAYTNNFAGTTATTLFVIDHNTDKLYQQNPPNNGTLAETGSLGINITNANGFDIGSMSQKAYLMASVGGSTKIYSVNTATGAATSVSDYPNPVKAFAVGLGF, encoded by the coding sequence ATGAGAAAATTACTACACCTTTGTTTAGCATTATTTATGATGAACGCATTATCATCATGTGATGACTCTGAAGAAATGATGATGATCGAAAATATGATTCAGGGCCCCGATCTGAAAGTCTTCGGGATCACCTCAGCGAATGAGCTGGTTTCCTTTAATGCTAACAATCCTCAACTGTTTACTTCCAAAACAGCCATTACCGGGATTACTTCAGGCGAAAAATTACTGAGTATAGACTTCAGACCTGCTACAGGAGAGCTGTACGGTTTGTCCAACTCGAGTAAACTTTATATCATCAACACTTCTACGGCGTCTGCCAGAGCAGTGGGATCCGCAGCATTTTCTCCTGCTATTGCAGGCAGTATCGCTTCGATTGATTTTAATCCGACCGTTGACAGAATCCGCATGGTGAGCAATACCGGACAGAATCTCCGTTTACATCCTGAAACGGGTGCCGTTGCTGCTACGGACAGCAATATCAACGGAACCGGAAGTCCTTCCGTTACGGGAATAGCGTATACCAACAGCAAAGCAGGGGTCTCTAGTACTGTTTTATATGATATAGATCCTGTTTCCGGAAAATTATTTAAGCAGGATCCTCCTAATAACGGAACCCTAGTGGAAGTCGGAAATCTGGGGGTTACATTTACAGGACAGGCTGCCTTTGATATCAAGCACGACAACAGTGTTGCTTTATTGGCTTTAAACAATAATTTACATCTGGTGGATCTTAATAACGGGAAAGCGGTTACTATTGGTACTCTTCAGCAGAGCATCATTGACCTGGCCATTCCTACTGAAGCGGTAGCATATGCAATCGATAATTCAAATAATCTTCAGATATTTAATCCAAACAGCCCGATGCCGGTTTCAAAAGCAGTGACGGGATTACAAAGCGGTGAAAATATTCTGGGAATCGATTTCCGTCCTTTGAACGGTCAGCTGTATGCCTTAGGAAGTTCAAGCAGGATATATACTCTTAATCTGGGAACCGGAGCAGCAACCGCTGTTGGAAGTTCTCCGTTTCCGACATTACTTTCCGGAACCGATTTCGGATTTGATTTCAATCCTGCAGTCGATAAAATCCGGGTGGTGAGCAACACCGGTCAGAATCTCCGCTTGGATCCTGTCACCGGAGGAATTACAGCAGTAGACGCAGTGATCAATCCTGCGGGAGCAATGATCAGTGCGGCGGCTTATACCAATAATTTTGCAGGAACTACGGCAACTACTCTATTCGTGATTGATCATAATACCGATAAATTATACCAGCAAAACCCACCTAATAACGGAACATTAGCAGAAACCGGTTCTTTGGGAATCAATATCACCAATGCCAATGGTTTCGACATAGGAAGCATGAGCCAAAAAGCATACCTGATGGCATCCGTAGGAGGGTCTACAAAAATATATTCTGTTAATACTGCCACGGGAGCGGCCACGTCTGTTTCGGATTATCCGAATCCGGTTAAAGCTTTTGCAGTAGGATTAGGATTTTAA